From Quercus robur chromosome 8, dhQueRobu3.1, whole genome shotgun sequence:
TTCGCTAATTAAGGTTACATCAAGAGACCGAAGGTGGTTCATATTTTCAACAGAGGCACACAAAGCTGTCATGGTTTCCTTTGACAAGTTTTTCACGCCTAGCTTCCTCAATTGTTCTAACTTTCCCAACTCTTTAGTAAGATCAACCCCTCCATGATTCAACTCCACATGATACAACTTTTGCAAGTTCTTTAAACACCCAAAACCCTTTTGTATCTTTACCCCTTTACCCAAAGTCAAACTATTGTCTTTTTTGAAATCAAGATTGTAAGCTATTAAATGTCGTAGCTTACGAAGGTTGTTGATCTCAATTGGTATATCAGAAATTAGGGATTGCTTTAGATCTAGAGTCTCCAGATTTTGCAACTTTCCTATGGATTTTGGAAGAATTTTAACTTTGGTATTTCTTAAACTTAAATACCTTAAATGAAATAAACTTCCAACATCTTCAGGAATGCAATCCAACAAAGCATCTTCAAAATCCATGACtttcaaaagcttgaaattAGCAACAAAAGTACTCATAAAGGACTTTGGAAATTCATcaagattgaaaaataaaagagaatgaaTATGAGTGTTCTCAAATTCCTTCAATACAACATATGAAACTCCATGAATTGACATGCGTCGAGTTAATCCTTCAAAGTGAGACTCTTGTTTTGAGAGAACATGACAAAAACTCAAATCCTTCATCTTTCGGAGTATGACCTCACGTAAGATATCGTGGAGTCGACATTTTCTAACTTTCCCAGATATGTCAACATATGATACTTGAACCAAGCTTCTGTGGATTAATTCAGTCAAATATTCTTGTGCAACTTCCTCAAATGTTTTACCCTCCAATTCCTTCACAAATCCTTCAGCTATCCATTGTCTAATCAATTTGATGCAACTAATGGAGTAGTCTTCTGGATACATACCAATGTATAATAAGCAAGATTTGAGGTGGCATGGCAAGTCTTCATAACTTAAGGACAAGATTTTATCAACACCTGTAAGATGGGGATTTCTTCCTAACTCAAACCCAACACTATCATGCAAGTTTTGCCATTCAAAGACAGCTTTGTCTTTGGTTGACAAAAGACCACCCATAGCAACAATTGCAAGTGGTAAGCCTTTGCACTTCTCAACAATGTCCTGAGACAATTTCTCCAATATTGGGGGACAATGTCCTCCAAATTCAAATTGGAACGCCCTTTTGCAAAATAGCTCCCATGCCTCATCAGGAGTTAGTGGTTGCAATTCGAAAACATGAACATGTGAagattttttacaaaaactagCCACCTCCCTATTACGTGTTGTGATCATAATTCTACCACCCTTATTATTATCAAGTAAAGCATGTTTTATACCCTCCCAAAAGTCAATTCGCCATACATCATCAAATATTACCACATACGTTTTTAGCCGTAAGTAATCTCTTAATTTACTTACCAATGATTGTTCATCCATTGTGTCAATTCCCGGCATAGGAAGCTCCTCTCTGGCATCACGAAATTGCTTTATGATGCTCCTTAATAGATCTTGTATGTTGTAAGATTGAGACACTGAAATCCACGCATAGCATTCAAAGTGTATTCTAACCATTTGAtgatcatatatttttttggcaagtgTGGTCTTGCCTAGTCCCCCCATTCCTACTACCGAAATTACAATACGATGAGGTTGTCCTTCTACCAACCAGCCTATCAATTCATTTCTAGAAGATTCAATTCCAACAACATCAGTATCCTCAAGATAAAGGGAGTCCTTTCGAGGGTCTTGCCACCTAACATTCCGAGTACCACTGCTTGATCCTTGACCAGTGGATTGGAAGCCGTATCTTTCACTTCTTGCCTTGATTTTCTGCACTGATGCCTTGATCTTCTGAATCTTAGTGGCTGTTTCGTGGTGAGGTTTTAACATTGAAATTAAGCGAGCAGATTTATGGAGGAAACCACTGAATCCCTGAAGCCGATGGGGATGATGTTGGGCCATCTCAAGCAAGTACTCGTCCATGAAAACATCCATGCGGAAAGCTACTTCTTTGACTTGTTTCACCCAAGTTTTGACACCCTCGCTCATGTCCTCTGCTGCGGCCCTTGCATCTTCATCCTTAAGGAAGGACTGAATGCTCTCCAGTTCATCTTTGATGTCAGCTACTTCTTCATGGATGTCTCGTAACAGTGTTGCCGTTGCTTCTTCGCTCAACAAGGAAATGAGCTTCTCAGTAAGAACGGATATCGCAGCCTCTACCATATATGTAGCCTATCTTCTTACTCCATTGTTATTTCGTCTGAATTTGGCTCTTCTCTGTGAACAGATATTGCCTGAGATTGAGCTCGTGTAGATCAAATCCACTTTcctaaaacttttttctttcactctctttctttctctctctcatacttgAATAGATGAGATTACTAACACCGTACGAAGCATAAATACAGAGatgaaaaagataagaaaattaTAACAACTCAACAGAAGGAAAATAACAACTCAACATCAAAGTCACAGATTCATAAATAATAGCACTGAtttagtattaaacaaaacccaaaatacaaaaaagagagagggttatcaagaaattaaaaagagagaggcTCACCGTGAGAATGAAAAGATCAAGCAACGTGGTGTGAAGGGCCTGTGTGAGAGAGGGAGTGAAGGAGGctttgtgtgtgagagagtgatgGAGGCGTTTAACTGAAAGTGGGGGAGGTAGTATAAGGCTAGGGTTTTTTcaattagtttctgtttaacttaattaattaaagttaattagtttttttttttttttttggaaaagaaaactTCCATTAAACCAGCAAAGAAAACAGCGGAAACAGGGATACAAATACATCACAGACGATCAGGTGCCTCACTATGGCCGGGGAACATCCCTCCCAGACCTGACTCACTTTGCATAGAGGGCAAGTTCTGCGCCACCCTCTTGACATGCTGAATTTTCCAACTGCCAAAACAGTCCAGATTACTCAGAATTCCTTGAACAATATGCCCTGTTTTGCCACTGACTTCCTTTGCTGAGATGCTCTAAACAACTAGGAGAGAATCTGATTCAATAATGATTTGTTGGAAGCCCAAATCTTTTGCTAACAAAATACCAGCTTCCATCGCCAACATTTCAGTCTCTACCACAGAAAAATTTCCATTTAGCAGTCTACACATGTAAGCCGCCGCCTCCCCCTTGTAATCCCTTATCATTACTCCAATACTTGAATTCCGTCCTCTCTCTGctaattagtttaattttagTCGGTTAATCTAACTTGTCTAACGGGCAGTGGGCTTGAGTAATTTTGGCAAGGCCAAGCCCAGACGCCAGACCCAAGTTGTTCAATATATTTGCAAGGCTTCTATCATTTCagtccaaaaaaatatatttgctaGGCCcatataaaaaaatgcataggaaatatttccaaataaaaatatatacactATCAACATATATAGTTGCATGGCTAGAATGGGGTTTtgcattttaataatatttaatgaATTCAAAGTGAAAATTTGTTAGATAGCACCGATTGTGTTTTCAACCAATTGAATATCAATAAacatttcacattttttttaatgaattagttTATATAACATGCCTCATTAAATAGATCAAtcttcaaatatttaaaaacaaattataagtagcATGTAACTTTGCAATATGAACAAAACATTAGACTTGCATATCTCTTTTCCAACTATAAAATGTACCAATATTGAGAAACACTATTTGAAAGGAGATTTAATTGGAAAATAATTGTGTTTGCCAAAGGAGGAGTAAAGATTCATACATTTACTTTTGTAAGTCTGGAATGAAGTATTTTTAAAGGTTATGATTATGGATTCATCAAACTTGCAACATTTAACCATTTAAACTTGTTGTTTAAGTACATGAATATTTGGAATTAATCTTATAGCTTTCATCAATCTAGAGGaagatgaattaaaaaaaaaaaaagaatttcttgaacatttttatgaattttcccgtgcatcgcataGGTTAGTGATTAGTtatatctaaaagttaaagCGTAACATTTAATGTTTTTACGCTCTTGTTGAGTCACATCAACAGCCATGTCATTGCCGTTCTTTTTCCTAAATTTctcctataattttaaaatactaataaaaagaaaatatttcaccATAGAGCCCACTATTACATTAACCATGAAGCCCACTATTACATTAATAATGtccaccataaagcccaaatcTATATGCATGTCTATTATATTAATGTTGTCCACCATAACGCCCAAACCCAATCTGAATACCCTTTACTCTTTTAACGCCAATCCTTTCTATATCCCCCCATTTGCTCTTCCAAAGACAATTTCAAAACTTCAAACCTATGGCTTTCTAAAACAGTTTATTTGACTAGCCTCATTACATGCACTTTGTGTGTGCAATGAGGCTTTTTTCAGGTTTAGCGATCCTAttttatagcaaaaaaaaaaaagtctatgtctttattttttatatataatttttattttgaaaatctaatttataagttgataaagctttttttttttttttgggtgataaaAGTggataaaacaatttgaaaatcaacaagAGAGCAATCTTATTTTTTAGACAATGTTTTAGTGGGTGTAGGgcattttttaaccaaaaaaatgaagatCTCAAACAGAGAAAgcctcttaaatagtagtatagatgatTCACTTCAGACCtttaaaacttgaaagcaaCACCAGGTGAAAGCTATTGAAGAGGGGGCAGATTTCATAGAAACACACATCCTCAGTAGTAAAGATGTAGTGCTAATATGCTCCCCTGATGCAACACTGAATCTCGATAATAGAACAAATATTGCAAACTTCAATAAGTTTGTTGATCGAAAAAGAACCTACGAGGTCCAAGGTGTGAATATGACTGGGTCTATGTCTCTCAATTTCTGGCTTAATAGCACTGCACATCTATTTTATTAAGTCCAATTTTAGACAAAAACTGGGGTATAAATCTATtccttttataaaattttctctttcttcttttcccctCTCGGTTTCAGGTTACTATGGTGAGAATTACAGAAAGAGTTGTTAATACTTTACTTTGCCAAACTATATTTTAGCAAGGTGGTTAGAAATTTACAATTAGTATGTCTTGATTATCTTCAATTCAGCTTTATGTTACATCAAGGCATTTGTTATCTACAACCTagaaaaaatgacattttgggTATGGATGCACGTCCCTCAGATGCCATAAATGTGGTAAATAGATGCAAGGTATATATTTTCCATAGATCAGCATTGCATTTGGTACAAGTCAATTCTGCACAATAATGAAATTCAGACTTTCCAGTTCAAGACAGTTGAAGTTACCTTGATGTGAATGTAGCTTCCAATTggtgggtttttaaaaaaaaaatattttattaggcGTTTGTTTAAGCAAGTAAATGCTTGCATTTGTGCAttcattgtgtgtgtgtgtgtgtgtcatgCAATGTTTTTTCTTCAGTATGAAATTTGACAGGGACTGCACAACAATGCCACCCCTTTATCCCTCTTGACGTCCTTTGAGACTTCAACAGATCTAATAACATTCCCTGGTTATGTAAGAATGTTTCTTTAAAGCTTCTATAATCAGCTTAAAATTTGCTTTGTGCAGGCACCAATATTTGTAAGTAGACAAATTGTCTTGGAAATTGCCATTAAAATTGGTTATGGGATGGGCAAAACACGTGATACTAATTAAGTCTACTTATGATGTGCCCTTGATAGGTATTGTGCGCATAGTTGGGGGCCTTATATATGCTATCATCTATTATTGTTGTATCTTGTAGCAAGAGTTATTTCTTCTCTAGTGCTACAAATGCTCCAGATATACTGTCAGACCTTCTtgctcatttatttatttaaatgctaaatcaattaatatatatatatatatatatatatatatatataaaagcacaGACCTCATGTGAAAAAACATGAGGTCCTGCCATGTGGTGCTCTATTAGAGCAACTTTTGCATTTGACCTTCCACCTCACCTCTTAAAAAAtggaattttagaaattaaaaggATGCATGTTATTTAATTGCTTCAGCCAAAACCATTGAACCaattcacttctctctctctcttaaatgtTCAATTCCCATTTAAACTAAATGcacaaaattgtgtttttttataagtcaatatctatatctatcttttccctaaaaaaaatctatatctaTCTATAACCTTTGTAGCTCGCTGAGTTGGTGTAAGGGTTATGTGGAGAATAACACAAATCTCATTAGATACCTACCCGCCCATTAATCaatcaatctatatatatatatatatatatatatataaagagcaAAGCTTCTCTATCTACAATCATCCAGACTCCCTCATTAGTCGTTACATTTACTCTCTCCACTCCACAACTCTCTCCTCTTGACGTCTCTTAGCATACCCAAACCATTCCTCAAGTACACAAACTTATGGCTTTTCAACTCTTCCTATTCTGCAAATCAATCTCCTCTCTTATGGTATTTTACATACATTTAGTCATACCTTCAATCTTGAATAAGTGACTTCAAAGGGTTTCAAATTTACCACCGAGGTGCTCTCCATGcttttcatagatttcaccaGGTTCAtaaatctctctatctctcccctaaaaattaaaatgttatgctcttctctttctcattaaatttttgaaaaaaaaaaaaaaacaattagatTATGATCTTCTTTGAGAGTCTTGGGGATTCTGTAGTTGAAGGCTTTGTTGATGCTAGCCCTTGAAACTTTGTCTCCAACAAAGCACATCAAGGagctttgtttttctttttatctgtaCGTACTCCCTACCTATATTCTTTGTTTATTAGCACCTCAgaattttttactgaaaaattTCCAGCCAAATATCATTGTATTCTGTATTTGTCTTTTAAAGTTGTGAATGATTCTGGGAAGATAGGGCTAACATAGAAGATTAACGGTCAAACTG
This genomic window contains:
- the LOC126694210 gene encoding disease resistance protein RPM1-like isoform X5 — protein: MVEAAISVLTEKLISLLSEEATATLLRDIHEEVADIKDELESIQSFLKDEDARAAAEDMSEGVKTWVKQVKEVAFRMDVFMDEYLLEMAQHHPHRLQGFSGFLHKSARLISMLKPHHETATKIQKIKASVQKIKARSERYGFQSTGQGSSSGTRNVRWQDPRKDSLYLEDTDVVGIESSRNELIGWLVEGQPHRIVISVVGMGGLGKTTLAKKIYDHQMVRIHFECYAWISVSQSYNIQDLLRSIIKQFRDAREELPMPGIDTMDEQSLVSKLRDYLRLKTYVVIFDDVWRIDFWEGIKHALLDNNKGGRIMITTRNREVASFCKKSSHVHVFELQPLTPDEAWELFCKRAFQFEFGGHCPPILEKLSQDIVEKCKGLPLAIVAMGGLLSTKDKTVFEWQNLHDSVGFELGRNPHLTGVDKILSLSYEDLPCHLKSCLLYLGMYLEDYSISCIKLIRQWIAEGFVKELEGKTFEEVAQEYLIELIHRSLVQVSYVDISGKVRKCRLHDILREIMLRKMKDLSFCHFLSKQESRFEGLT
- the LOC126694210 gene encoding disease resistance protein RPM1-like isoform X4, with amino-acid sequence MVEAAISVLTEKLISLLSEEATATLLRDIHEEVADIKDELESIQSFLKDEDARAAAEDMSEGVKTWVKQVKEVAFRMDVFMDEYLLEMAQHHPHRLQGFSGFLHKSARLISMLKPHHETATKIQKIKASVQKIKARSERYGFQSTGQGSSSGTRNVRWQDPRKDSLYLEDTDVVGIESSRNELIGWLVEGQPHRIVISVVGMGGLGKTTLAKKIYDHQMVRIHFECYAWISVSQSYNIQDLLRSIIKQFRDAREELPMPGIDTMDEQSLVSKLRDYLRLKTYVVIFDDVWRIDFWEGIKHALLDNNKGGRIMITTRNREVASFCKKSSHVHVFELQPLTPDEAWELFCKRAFQFEFGGRCPPILEKLSKDIVEKCKGLPLAIVAIGGLLSTKDKTVFEWQNLHDSVGFELGRNPHLTGVDKILSLSYEDLPCHLKSCLLYLGMYLEDYSISCIKLIRQWIAEGFVKELEGKTFEEVAQEYLIELIHRSLVQVSYVDISGKVRKCRLHDILREIMLRKMKDLSFCHFLSKQESRFEGLT
- the LOC126694210 gene encoding disease resistance protein RPM1-like isoform X1, with amino-acid sequence MVEAAISVLTEKLISLLSEEATATLLRDIHEEVADIKDELESIQSFLKDEDARAAAEDMSEGVKTWVKQVKEVAFRMDVFMDEYLLEMAQHHPHRLQGFSGFLHKSARLISMLKPHHETATKIQKIKASVQKIKARSERYGFQSTGQGSSSGTRNVRWQDPRKDSLYLEDTDVVGIESSRNELIGWLVEGQPHRIVISVVGMGGLGKTTLAKKIYDHQMVRIHFECYAWISVSQSYNIQDLLRSIIKQFRDAREELPMPGIDTMDEQSLVSKLRDYLRLKTYVVIFDDVWRIDFWEGIKHALLDNNKGGRIMITTRNREVASFCKKSSHVHVFELQPLTPDEAWELFCKRAFQFEFGGHCPPILEKLSQDIVEKCKGLPLAIVAMGGLLSTKDKAVFEWQNLHDSVGFELGRNPHLTGVDKILSLSYEDLPCHLKSCLLYIGMYPEDYSISCIKLIRQWIAEGFVKELEGKTFEEVAQEYLTELIHRSLVQVSYVDISGKVRKCRLHDILREVILRKMKDLSFCHVLSKQESHFEGLTRRMSIHGVSYVVLKEFENTHIHSLLFFNLDEFPKSFMSTFVANFKLLKVMDFEDALLDCIPEDVGSLFHLRYLSLRNTKVKILPKSIGKLQNLETLDLKQSLISDIPIEINNLRKLRHLIAYNLDFKKDNSLTLGKGVKIQKGFGCLKNLQKLYHVELNHGGVDLTKELGKLEQLRKLGVKNLSKETMTALCASVENMNHLRSLDVTLISEDEIVDLKFISSPPKFLQSLQIKGRLEKLPEWISELQHLVKLKILWSRLNDDPLKVLQNLPNLRELMISRQAYNGEHLHFKVEGFPKLKWLWIRHLNALHSLLIDEGTLPVLEFFSIGHCLELKEVPSGIQHLKNLKKLGFWGMPKEFEESLDLEQGLHYWIVKHVPVIILFHKARTGYYGYDNHNLCSKHLAGLRGQRQTFNQDEFRCWG
- the LOC126694210 gene encoding probable disease resistance RPP8-like protein 4 isoform X8 translates to MVEAAISVLTEKLISLLSEEATATLLRDIHEEVADIKDELESIQSFLKDEDARAAAEDMSEGVKTWVKQVKEVAFRMDVFMDEYLLEMAQHHPHRLQGFSGFLHKSARLISMLKPHHETATKIQKIKASVQKIKARSERYGFQSTGQGSSSGTRNVRWQDPRKDSLYLEDTDVVGIESSRNELIGWLVEGQPHRIVISVVGMGGLGKTTLAKKIYDHQMVRIHFECYAWISVSQSYNIQDLLRSIIKQFRDAREELPMPGIDTMDEQSLVNNQVLLNNVNTNFLEDSTASLLHDFFHTSRCLSLTTSSQSIVSHAWVFLSEDVADRVCLGLIPTSEGSWVTAVSIKGDCTWKAGVVDSEHIFHKGIQTLGRSGLLAKKAKPRAKELKNKPIPNYDKLVELYGKDRATGEQSEIASEMRQWWATSIGEGSMENIEDIDHLVAQNEVTLESCDNVGDNNVGEASSKAKKREHQKMRTWNKLWEQFRMLL
- the LOC126694210 gene encoding probable disease resistance RPP8-like protein 4 isoform X10, which gives rise to MVEAAISVLTEKLISLLSEEATATLLRDIHEEVADIKDELESIQSFLKDEDARAAAEDMSEGVKTWVKQVKEVAFRMDVFMDEYLLEMAQHHPHRLQGFSGFLHKSARLISMLKPHHETATKIQKIKASVQKIKARSERYGFQSTGQGSSSGTRNVRWQDPRKDSLYLEDTDVVGIESSRNELIGWLVEGQPHRIVISVVGMGGLGKTTLAKKIYDHQMVRIHFECYAWISVSQSYNIQDLLRSIIKQFRDAREELPMPGIDTMDEQSLVNNQVLLNNVNTNLANAKLVYACEWNPNPIEALQHNLQANSDVADRVCLGLIPTSEGSWVTAVSIKGDCTWKAGVVDSEHIFHKGIQTLGRSGLLAKKAKPRAKELKNKPIPNYDKLVELYGKDRATGEQSEIASEMRQWWATSIGEGSMENIEDIDHLVAQNEVTLESCDNVGDNNVGEASSKAKKREHQKMRTWNKLWEQFRMLL
- the LOC126694210 gene encoding probable disease resistance RPP8-like protein 4 isoform X6, which encodes MVEAAISVLTEKLISLLSEEATATLLRDIHEEVADIKDELESIQSFLKDEDARAAAEDMSEGVKTWVKQVKEVAFRMDVFMDEYLLEMAQHHPHRLQGFSGFLHKSARLISMLKPHHETATKIQKIKASVQKIKARSERYGFQSTGQGSSSGTRNVRWQDPRKDSLYLEDTDVVGIESSRNELIGWLVEGQPHRIVISVVGMGGLGKTTLAKKIYDHQMVRIHFECYAWISVSQSYNIQDLLRSIIKQFRDAREELPMPGIDTMDEQSLVNNQVLLNNVNTNLANAKLVYACEWNPNPIEALQHNLQANSVSDCCIVLEGDNRIIAPKDVADRVCLGLIPTSEGSWVTAVSIKGDCTWKAGVVDSEHIFHKGIQTLGRSGLLAKKAKPRAKELKNKPIPNYDKLVELYGKDRATGEQSEIASEMRQWWATSIGEGSMENIEDIDHLVAQNEVTLESCDNVGDNNVGEASSKAKKREHQKMRTWNKLWEQFRMLL